TTAATTTTATCCGATAACGTTTTTAAGGAACTACAAGAATATTTGAATAAAAAGAATGCCGCTATGCTGGCTATGTTGGAAAGAAAGAACAATAACTTTTTTGAGAAGTATATTCAGCAAGATATGGTGAAAAAAATGGTCTCTGATATTACTGTTCCGCTGCTCAGTTTCAACGTGAGCGGGCTATAGAGACAGCTTACCAAAAGAACCGTACCACTATTTAGAAAAAGACCTTTACTTTCTTGCTACACTTTTCTATATACTGTTGTCCTTTACCTTAACACCGCCAATCATTGTAAACTGCTTTTGTATACGCTCTCGGTTTATCCTTAGCAACCAATCGCTGAACCGGGGAAAGTAACGGGTAGTAAATTCGGTAAAATTGCCCAAACGCGTTAAGGTTGCTCTGTTTTTTCTTTGAACAAGCATCTTCCTAACCCTTCTAGCGACCGACTCTTGCGTCGCTAGAGGTATATTAGTCCTTTTGGGCAAATAAATCCAAGTGCCGTCAACATCTAAAATTGATTTTTTGGGGTCATTTTTGGTAAATCCCACAAAAGCTATCCCAACGTGGATATCATAGTCAAAAAGTTCTATACGCAAGGCTTCAACAAGTCCTGCCTGGGCCATTTTAGAAATGGTATAAGCTGAATTATAGGGCATTCCTCTAAATCCCCCAGCACTATTTATAAAAATAATATGCCCCTTGCTCTTTTTTAAATAAGGGATGGCATGCTTGCTTAAATAGGCCGCACCCATAAAATTGGTCTCTGCCAGAATCTTGAAGTTGGCCTCCTCCATAAACTCCACCGATCCTCTACTGCTTACCCCAGCGTTATTGACCAGCACATCCAATTCTCCATATTGTTTAATACATTCATCTACAAGGTGCTGGCAGTCATTTATATTTCTAATATCCGCAGCCACTGCGAATACATCAAACCCGTTATTACGTAATTCGATTTCCGTTCGACGGAGCTTTTCGCCATTTCTACCATTTAAAACGACCTTTGCCCCTTTAGAGGCTAGTTCAATGGCAATGGCTTTACCGATACCCATACTGGAGCCAGTAACCAATGCTACTTTGTTCTTAAAGTAATTTAACTTCATGTTTTAGCTATTTGGTTACCAACTGACAACAATTTTTCCCATCGATTTTCGAGACTCCAAGAAGGCATGCGCCTTCCCTATTTCTTCAACCGTGTATGCTCCACCTACATGGGGGTTCAGACTTCCCTCTTTCGTCATGCGGATGACCGATTGCATAGTCTTTGCGATTTTAGCAGGGTTTTCCTCCGCTACTTTCAACATATTTATCCCTACTATTCCTTTTGAATTGCTTAAAAATTGAATAGGATGATAGATGCCAAACTGTGCCAAAACTCTTAATTTTCCAAAAATTGATTTGGTCTGGTTCATTGAGGAAACCCCGAACGAGAACAATCTTCCTCCCGCTCCCAAAAGCCGATAGCCTTTCTTCACGGATTTGCCACCAACTGGATCAAAAATGGCATCCAATCTGAGTTTACCTAAAAGCTTACGCACCTCTTGCTCAAAATCAGCTTCCCGATAGTTGATAGGATGATGTACTCCGTTCTTCTGTAAATATTTAATTTTTTCTAAAGAACCACATGTACCAAAAACGGTACAATTTTTATTTAGTGCCATTTGAGTAAGGGCAGTACCTACACCTCCAGCAGCGGCGTGAATAAGCACCTTATCATTTTCCTGAAGGTTGGCCATAGAATGACTTAAAAAATAAGCGGTGCTATATTGAGTGGCCAAAGCAACGGCCACCCCAGCGGGAAAAGTTTCTGGAACGGGAAAGACCACTTCGCTTTCGGCAACGGCATATTCCGCATACCCTCCAAAACGGGTGAGTGCCGTAACCCTTTGCCCTAATCGTATATTGTTGACCTCGCTACCTATTGCCACCACCTTTCCCACTACGTCATAACCTAAAATAGCGGGCAACGCTGGGGCGGCTTTGTAAAGTCCCAATCGGGCCATTACATCCGCAAAATTGAGTCCAAAGCTCTCCACTTTTACGAGAACTTGATTGGGTTTGGGGCGTGGTTTGTCCGCCTCTCTTATTTCAAAGGCGGTATCCGCAGATCCGTACTTCTGTAAATAGACTGCTTTCATATTTTGGTGGTATTCGTTAAAAGTAGGCGGATTAGTTTTCCGCCACTATGACATTCATCAGTAGCAGTAATCTATTCAAAGAGCCTTAAAATCCACTTTAGTTGAAAGTATTATGGTAATTATTCATGGAAGAAAATCCGGATAATCTTCTTAATAAATCTATAGCTTGGTTAATTTAATACTTATGTTGTTTTACAAATCCTTCGGTATGTTTAGATACCAATTTGGCAAAATGTAGCAGATGGGGTTCACTCCAATGGGGTCCAACCACTTGAACTCCAAGAGGCAATCCTTCTTGACCAAGGCCTAATGGGATACTTATAGCCGGATGACCGCTTGCATTGAAACAAGCATTATAAGGATATACATAATCAATGTATTTCATGGTTTTTCCTTCATAGGTAATTGGAGTTCCAATTTTACATCGCTTATATGCAGGACCAAAACCGGAAGGGCAGACCAAAAAATCGAATTCTTCGAAATAGGTTTCCCATTCCTTAATAAGTTGCATTCTTAGCCCTATGAGCTCTGAGTAATCCGAAAATGTATCCTTAAATTTCCAAAGGGATTTTTTCCATACCTCTTAAATAACCCTTTTTTAATTCTTTTATCATTAAGGGTTTCACAAACCAAGGAAGATCTTGCATTATGGTCATGAACGATAACCTTTGATGCAATTCCAGTGTCCGGCGATGAAGATCTTTTTTTGGTTTTAATTCCTGGGTATATCCTCCTTCGCCCCTAATCGTCTGTATCAATTTATCGATTACGTGTTTGGTCTGTTCACTGGAGTCATAATCTTCCCAGCCATGGACCCACGCAACTTTATAATCACCAATCGTCCTTTGCTTTGGTGTTTTCCAATGAATTGGAGAAATTCTTCGGTCGATTTTATCGTCACCCTTAAGAATTTTCCATAATAACTCCAAATCTTCCGGTGTTCTCGCCATGGGCCCTACCACAGCCATATCGTTCAGAAAACCTTTGGCTTCTTTGGGTTTAGAAACTAGGCCATGTGTAGGTATCGTATTTTCCGTAGTTTTCAAACCATAAACACCGCAAAAGTTTGGAGGAATACGAACTGAACCACCCAGATCACCACCCAATTCAATAGGAACCATTCCTGTCGCCAAAGCGACAGCGGAACCCCCTGAACTTCCACCGGGAGAATAGGCTTCATTATATGGGTTAACACACGTGGGGTAGATGTCCCCGTCAACTTGGTAGTCCAACATTTCTTTGGAAATATTGGTTTTCCCCAAGATTATGGCGCCGGCTTCTTTTAAGCGGGTAACAACCAAAGCATCTTCCGGGGCTATCCAGTCTTTTAAGCGATTGCTATTCAATGTTGATTTGAAACCTTTTAGCCAAAATTGTTCTTTGATCGTCATGGGCACTCCATGAAGTGGACCTCTGAATTGCCCTTTATCCGTTTCCTCGTCACAAATCTGTGCTTCTTTTAATGCTTCTTCTTCCAATAACAGGACGACCGCATTCAATGAGGGATTATGTTTTTTAATATGTGCAATGTGTTCCCGTACAACCGCTGTGGAAGTAACTTTTCTGTTGCGAATAAGACTGGCAAGCTCTATGGCGGATTTAAAAATTAAACTGCTGGACATCTTCAGGTTTTAACGTCTGAGCAAATATCGAGAAGGTGTGATGGCGTTCAAATGATAAAAATCAGCTGTATGAACTTTTATAGTTTGATTGATTTATCTATTCAAAGTGTTACAATTAATAATATTCAATATTTAATTATATCGAATAATTAGATTAATTAATTTAGGCTTCCTAAGAAAATATTCTTCAACGATATCAGACCTAGCAACAATATTTCCAGTGCGTAATTTATAAAAGGCTGGAGGGCCAGTAAATTGTCATAAAATAAGTCCCTGTATAAAGTGAAAATAATTCTCAATTTTGTTTAAGAATAATAAAGATAAATAAAACAAAATGATTTATTTAAACTAACTTGTGCTTGCAAAATCAGGTCTTAATCAGATTTTTGCCTCAAACTAGACACTATTTTGTTAGACTTAATAAAAGATAAGGGTTGCTAAGAAAACAATTAAAACAAATTTTTACAAAGCAAAGTTCTGTGGGCATCCTATTGGTCTTTATGGTAATTGTTGCCTTAGTATGGGCAAATTCACCTTTGGCGCACATTTACCACGACTTGTGGAAGACTAAGATTTCAATTAATGTCGGTGGATTTTTGGTTGATGAGACGCTACATCATTGGATAAACGATTTTTTAATGGCCTACTTTTTCTTTATGGTGGGCTTGGAAATTAAAAGAGAGTTCATAGACGGTCAATTGTCTTCATTCAAACAGGCAATTTTGCCCATTTCCGGCGCTATTGGTGGAATGATATTTCCTGCCCTGATTTACCTAATTTTTAATTGGTCATCGGATGGGATTAATGGTTGGGGTATCCCGATGGCCACGGATATAGCCTTTGCTATTGGATTATTGGCTTTAGTGGGCAACGCCATTTCAAAAAACGCAAAGACCTTTCTCACCGCCTTGGCCACAGCAGATGATATCGGAGCAATTTTAATAATTGCATTTTTCCTTTCTTCCAATGTTGATACGGGAAATCTTTTAGCGGCCGTAGTTTATTTTGTAATTATGCTCGTCAGCAATTTTATAGGGGTTAGAAACACCTGGTTTTATTTTATAGTAGGAGTTTTTGGTCTATGGGTGGCGCTGCTGCTTTCAGGAGTACACGCAACTTTAGCTGGAGTTTTAGTAGCGTTTTGCATCCCTGGAAGAACAAGAATTGACGAGGATAAATATATAGAAAGAATTAAATCCAGAATTAGTAAATTCGGTAATAGTAATTATAGACCAGGACCATTGGTTGCAGAGAACCAGGTAGAAATCGTACAGGATATTATCTCCGATAGCAAAGCCACGCTCACGCCTTTACAGCGTTTGGAGGAAAATATAAAACCTTTCGTAAATTATTTTGTTCTGCCGCTTTTTGCCTTATCAAACGCTGGCATAACTATCAAAGGTGACTTTTGGGAATCGTTGGCTCATCCCATAAGCATTGGTATCATTACAGCATTGGTGATTGGCAAGCTATTGGGTATAAGCCTTATTTCCAGGCTTATCGTAAAATCAAAACTAGGCACTTTGCCAAATGATGTTACTTGGAATGATTTAACTGGTTTAGGGTTAATGGCAGGAATAGGGTTTACCATGTCTATATTTATCGCTGAACTTTCATTAGAAAATGATGCGTTATTGCAAATAGCAAAAATAGGTATCCTTGTTGGTTCACTTATCTCTGCATGTTTAGGTATTGCCTGGTTAACACTAAATGCAAAAAGAAAAAAGCTTTAATTATGAGTGAAAAGAAACTTGAAGTTCCAAAAATTGTGGATAAAGATTTGGAGAAGGGAGATGAGGTTGAAAGTGGAGATGATATTTTTATTGATCAGCTTTGTGAAGGCCTTGAAACCTATAAAAAAGATCCAAGATCTACTTTCCTCGGTGCTTTAATGGCGGGGTTGGAAATTGGATTTAGTTTTTTAGTCGTAGCCGTTTGTTACTCATTTTTTATTGACAAAATTGATAAGGACACGGTCCCTTATTTGGCCGCTTTCGTTTACCCACTTGGTTTTGTATTGGTCATTCTCGGAAAATCCATATTGTTTACTGAACAAACATCCCTGCTATCATTGCCTGTTCTTAGCGGCAGAAGATCTGTTGGTGAATTGTTAAGGCTATGGGGTCTGGTCATATCAGGAAATCTTTTAGGAGGGTATATAATTGGTTTCATCTTTATTCTTGTAGGACCATCCTTGGGAGTAGTTTCCGAAAAGGGAATGATTGCGCTCGCCCATCATGTTGCCCATTATGATTATATCGTAATTTTTGGTAGTGCTATCATTGCCGGTTGGCTCATGGCACTCCTATCTTGGATATTGTCATCCATAAAGGAAACTATTGGACAAATTGCTGTCATATATATTATAACCTTTATTATTGGGCTATCGGGATTACATCATAGTATTGTGGGTAATATCGAGGTCTTCACTGGTTTAATTCTTTCTCCTGATATATCTTTTCTTACCTACTTGACTTTTATTGTGTTAGCACTTTTTGGGAATGCAATGGGTGGAGTTGTTTTCGTTGGAATTTTGAAGTACGGGGCTTTTATAACGAATAAGAAAATTATATGAAGTCTTAATAATAACTGTTGAAGTATGAGTTTTTTAGTAAAAACAGAAAATCAATAATCATTATATGTGATTAAATCAGTTCAATAGGAAAACGGACTTTGGCCTGTATACGGGCTAAGAAGAAAGAAATTGTTGATTTTGATATTTCCAAAACTCCCTTAAGGGGAATACAGTGGCCCGAGGTAATTGAGGGATTGGGTAAATAAATAGATGAATTAACGAGCATCCTAAAAATATTAGGTATGGGGCTTCAAAAATGCATATCGCATAGTTCTGGAATCGTCCTTTAATTATGCAAGTTTGACACTATTCCAATCATCTGCCGGAAACGGCTTTATCAACTAATAATCCGCCCGTCCTCCATTTGAATAATACGGTCGGTACGTTTGGCGAAATCCTCGTCATGGGTTACAACCAAAAGGGATAAACCCTCCTCCTCTTTTAAGCGTTTAAAGATGCTAAACACATTCTCAGAGTTGTGACTGTCCAGATTTCCCGTTGGTTCATCGCCCATTAAAATAGTGGGGTTGT
This sequence is a window from Maribacter aestuarii. Protein-coding genes within it:
- a CDS encoding formate/nitrite transporter family protein, whose product is MSEKKLEVPKIVDKDLEKGDEVESGDDIFIDQLCEGLETYKKDPRSTFLGALMAGLEIGFSFLVVAVCYSFFIDKIDKDTVPYLAAFVYPLGFVLVILGKSILFTEQTSLLSLPVLSGRRSVGELLRLWGLVISGNLLGGYIIGFIFILVGPSLGVVSEKGMIALAHHVAHYDYIVIFGSAIIAGWLMALLSWILSSIKETIGQIAVIYIITFIIGLSGLHHSIVGNIEVFTGLILSPDISFLTYLTFIVLALFGNAMGGVVFVGILKYGAFITNKKII
- a CDS encoding amidase family protein, whose translation is MGLRMQLIKEWETYFEEFDFLVCPSGFGPAYKRCKIGTPITYEGKTMKYIDYVYPYNACFNASGHPAISIPLGLGQEGLPLGVQVVGPHWSEPHLLHFAKLVSKHTEGFVKQHKY
- the nhaA gene encoding Na+/H+ antiporter NhaA gives rise to the protein MLRKQLKQIFTKQSSVGILLVFMVIVALVWANSPLAHIYHDLWKTKISINVGGFLVDETLHHWINDFLMAYFFFMVGLEIKREFIDGQLSSFKQAILPISGAIGGMIFPALIYLIFNWSSDGINGWGIPMATDIAFAIGLLALVGNAISKNAKTFLTALATADDIGAILIIAFFLSSNVDTGNLLAAVVYFVIMLVSNFIGVRNTWFYFIVGVFGLWVALLLSGVHATLAGVLVAFCIPGRTRIDEDKYIERIKSRISKFGNSNYRPGPLVAENQVEIVQDIISDSKATLTPLQRLEENIKPFVNYFVLPLFALSNAGITIKGDFWESLAHPISIGIITALVIGKLLGISLISRLIVKSKLGTLPNDVTWNDLTGLGLMAGIGFTMSIFIAELSLENDALLQIAKIGILVGSLISACLGIAWLTLNAKRKKL
- a CDS encoding zinc-binding dehydrogenase, which codes for MKAVYLQKYGSADTAFEIREADKPRPKPNQVLVKVESFGLNFADVMARLGLYKAAPALPAILGYDVVGKVVAIGSEVNNIRLGQRVTALTRFGGYAEYAVAESEVVFPVPETFPAGVAVALATQYSTAYFLSHSMANLQENDKVLIHAAAGGVGTALTQMALNKNCTVFGTCGSLEKIKYLQKNGVHHPINYREADFEQEVRKLLGKLRLDAIFDPVGGKSVKKGYRLLGAGGRLFSFGVSSMNQTKSIFGKLRVLAQFGIYHPIQFLSNSKGIVGINMLKVAEENPAKIAKTMQSVIRMTKEGSLNPHVGGAYTVEEIGKAHAFLESRKSMGKIVVSW
- a CDS encoding SDR family NAD(P)-dependent oxidoreductase — translated: MKLNYFKNKVALVTGSSMGIGKAIAIELASKGAKVVLNGRNGEKLRRTEIELRNNGFDVFAVAADIRNINDCQHLVDECIKQYGELDVLVNNAGVSSRGSVEFMEEANFKILAETNFMGAAYLSKHAIPYLKKSKGHIIFINSAGGFRGMPYNSAYTISKMAQAGLVEALRIELFDYDIHVGIAFVGFTKNDPKKSILDVDGTWIYLPKRTNIPLATQESVARRVRKMLVQRKNRATLTRLGNFTEFTTRYFPRFSDWLLRINRERIQKQFTMIGGVKVKDNSI
- a CDS encoding amidase; the encoded protein is MSSSLIFKSAIELASLIRNRKVTSTAVVREHIAHIKKHNPSLNAVVLLLEEEALKEAQICDEETDKGQFRGPLHGVPMTIKEQFWLKGFKSTLNSNRLKDWIAPEDALVVTRLKEAGAIILGKTNISKEMLDYQVDGDIYPTCVNPYNEAYSPGGSSGGSAVALATGMVPIELGGDLGGSVRIPPNFCGVYGLKTTENTIPTHGLVSKPKEAKGFLNDMAVVGPMARTPEDLELLWKILKGDDKIDRRISPIHWKTPKQRTIGDYKVAWVHGWEDYDSSEQTKHVIDKLIQTIRGEGGYTQELKPKKDLHRRTLELHQRLSFMTIMQDLPWFVKPLMIKELKKGYLRGMEKIPLEI